A single region of the Pelobates fuscus isolate aPelFus1 chromosome 4, aPelFus1.pri, whole genome shotgun sequence genome encodes:
- the LOC134608976 gene encoding DNA replication licensing factor mcm2-like has translation MADSSESFTIATSPRAGSRRGDALTSSPGRDLPPFEDESEGILGDEGLPVDEEEDGEELIGDGMERDYRPITELDVYEAEGLDDEDVEELTASQRDAAEQSMRMRDRESGRDLGRMRRGLLYDSDDEEDDRPARKRRMAERAAEGAPDEDEEMIESIENLEDMKGHSVREWVSMVATRLEIYHRFKNFLRTHVDEHGHNVFKEKISDMCKENKESLVVNYEDLAAREHVLAYFLPEAPAEMLKIFDEAAKEVVLVMYPKYDRIAKEIHVRISHLPLVEELRSLRQLHLNQLIRTSGVVTCCTGVLPQLSMVKYNCNKCNFILGPFSQSQNQEVKPGSCPECQSFGPFEINMEETVYQNYQRITIQESPGKVAAGRLPRSKDSILLADLVDSCKPGDEIELTGIYHNNYDGSLNTASGFPVFATVILANHITKKDDKVAVGELTDEDVKAIVALSKDERIGERIFASISPSIYGHEDIKRGLALALFGGEPKNPGGKHKVRGDINVLLCGDPGTAKSQFLKYIEKVSSRAVFTTGQGASAVGLTAYVQRHPVTREWTLEAGALVLADRGVCLIDEFDKMNDQDRTSIHEAMEQQSISISKAGIVTSLQARCTIIAAANPIGGRYDPSLTFSENVDLTEPIVSRFDVLCVVRDTVDPVQDEMLARFVVGSHIKHHPSNKDMVDSDKFVLPNTFGVDPLPQEVLKKYLIYSKEKIHPKLNQIDQDKVARMYSDLRKESMATGSIPITVRHIESMIRMAEAHARMHLRDYVVEDDVNMAIRVMLESFIDTQKFSVMRSMRKTFARYLAFRRDNNELLLFILKQLVAEQVTYQRNRYGAQQDSLEVSEKDLVDKARQINIHNLSAFYDSELFKMNRFTHDAKKKLIIQQF, from the coding sequence ATGGCGGATTCCTCAGAATCATTCACTATTGCCACAAGTCCCAGAGCTGGGTCAAGACGTGGAGATGCCTTGACTTCCAGTCCTGGGAGAGATCTTCCGCCTTTTGAAGATGAATCTGAAGGTATCTTGGGGGATGAGGGTCTCCCAGTAGATGAAGAGGAAGATGGAGAGGAACTGATTGGGGATGGCATGGAAAGGGATTACCGTCCCATCACTGAGCTGGATGTTTATGAGGCAGAAGGTTTGGATGATGAAGACGTGGAAGAACTGACAGCCAGTCAGAGGGACGCAGCTGAGCAATCAATGAGAATGCGTGACCGGGAGTCGGGACGTGATTTAGGACGTATGCGAAGAGGGCTTCTCTATGACAGCGATGATGAAGAAGATGATCGTCCTGCTCGAAAGCGCAGAATGGCAGAGCGTGCTGCAGAGGGAGCACCAGATGAAGATGAGGAGATGatagaaagcattgaaaaccTTGAGGACATGAAAGGTCATTCAGTGAGAGAATGGGTGTCCATGGTTGCCACCCGGCTGGAAATTTATCATCGCTTCAAGAACTTCCTGAGGACCCATGTGGATGAACATGGGCACAATGTATTCAAAGAGAAGATCAGTGACATGTGCAAAGAGAACAAGGAGAGCTTGGTGGTAAATTACGAGGATTTGGCGGCCAGAGAACATGTCCTAGCCTATTTCTTGCCAGAAGCCCCAGCAGAAATGCTTAAGATATTCGATGAGGCAGCAAAAGAAGTTGTGCTCGTCATGTACCCGAAGTACGACCGTATTGCCAAGGAGATACATGTCCGTATATCCCATCTTCCACTAGTGGAGGAGCTAAGATCTCTGAGGCAGCTGCATTTGAACCAGCTAATTCGTACGAGTGGAGTAGTCACCTGCTGTACTGGGGTCCTGCCACAGCTCAGTATGGTGAAGTACAATTGTAACAAGTGCAACTTCATCCTCGGACCATTCTCCCAGTCTCAGAACCAGGAAGTGAAGCCAGGATCCTGTCCTGAATGCCAATCTTTTGGGCCTTTTGAAATAAACATGGAAGAGACTGTCTACCAGAACTACCAGCGCATAACAATTCAGGAGAGCCCTGGTAAGGTCGCAGCTGGTCGATTGCCTCGTTCCAAAGATTCCATCCTGCTAGCAGATTTAGTAGATAGCTGCAAACCAGGGGATGAGATTGAACTGACTGGTATTTATCATAACAACTACGATGGATCTCTGAACACAGCCAGTGGTTTTCCTGTTTTTGCAACTGTTATTCTTGCTAATCACATCACCAAGAAAGATGACAAAGTAGCTGTTGGAGAGCTCACAGATGAAGATGTAAAGGCTATTGTGGCACTCTCCAAAGATGAACGGATTGGTGAGAGGATCTTTGCAAGCATTTCCCCATCCATCTATGGGCATGAAGATATCAAGAGAGGGCTGGCCCTTGCTCTATTTGGAGGAGAACCAAAGAACCCAGGTGGAAAACACAAGGTCCGTGGTGACATCAACGTACTCCTTTGCGGTGACCCTGGAACTGCCAAATCCCAGTTTCTTAAGTACATTGAAAAAGTCTCCAGCAGAGCAGTATTCACCACTGGCCAGGGAGCATCTGCTGTGGGTCTGACTGCTTACGTTCAGCGCCACCCAGTGACCAGGGAGTGGACTCTGGAAGCAGGAGCTCTTGTTCTGGCAGACAGAGGAGTGTGCTTGATCGATGAGTTTGACAAGATGAATGATCAGGACAGAACCAGTATCCATGAAGCTATGGAACAACAGAGTATCTCCATCTCCAAGGCTGGCATTGTCACTTCCCTACAGGCACGATGCACTATAATAGCTGCTGCCAATCCCATTGGTGGTCGTTACGATCCTTCCTTAACCTTTTCTGAGAATGTAGACCTGACTGAGCCCATTGTATCTCGATTTGATGTTCTTTGTGTAGTGAGAGACACCGTGGATCCTGTTCAGGATGAAATGCTTGCACGTTTTGTGGTGGGAAGCCACATCAAGCATCACCCAAGCAACAAGGATATGGTAGATTCAGATAAATTTGTATTGCCCAATACATTTGGGGTAGACCCTTTGCCCCAGGAAGTGCTGAAGAAATATCTAATTTATTCAAAAGAAAAGATTCACCCTAAACTAAACCAGATAGACCAAGATAAAGTGGCACGAATGTATAGTGATCTCCGAAAGGAATCTATGGCCACTGGTAGCATTCCTATCACTGTTCGACACATAGAGTCAATGATCCGTATGGCAGAAGCTCATGCCCGCATGCACTTGCGGGATTATGTTGTTGAGGATGATGTAAACATGGCCATAAGGGTGATGCTTGAGAGCTTCATTGATACACAAAAATTCAGCGTCATGAGGAGCATGAGAAAGACCTTCGCTCGTTACCTGGCATTCAGGCGAGACAACAATGAACTTCTCCTGTTTATTCTGAAACAATTGGTGGCTGAgcaagtgacttaccagaggaACAGATATGGGGCCCAGCAAGACAGTTTAGAAGTCTCAGAAAAGGACCTAGTAGACAAAGCTCGTCAGATTAACATTCACAATCTCTCAGCATTTTATGACAGCGAGTTGTTCAAAATGAACAGGTTCACGCATGATGCAAAGAAAAAATTAATTATCCAGCAATTCTAA